In a single window of the Rhodamnia argentea isolate NSW1041297 chromosome 2, ASM2092103v1, whole genome shotgun sequence genome:
- the LOC115755523 gene encoding ATP synthase subunit delta, chloroplastic, with product MAALQQIPFSLQSKIPSPKTQFIHKPSNLSFSATFPSLKLAPARLRHRPSPSAAGARMSATAAASYAAALADVAKSNNTLDVTSADVEKVEKIFSEEGVLEFFSNPTVGLEKKREVVDEISASSGLQPHTANFLNILIEAKRIDLIKDIVKEFETVHNTLTETELAVVSSVVKLESQHLAHIAKQVQKLTGAKNVRIKTVIDPSLVAGFTIRYGSSGSKLIDMSVKKQLEDIAAQLDLGDIQLAV from the coding sequence ATGGCGGCTCTGCAACAGATACCCTTCTCTCTCCAGTCCAAAATCCCGTCCCCAAAGACCCAATTCATCCATAAACCCTCCAACCTCTCCTTCTCCGCGACCTTCCCCTCCCTCAAGCTCGCCCCCGCCCGCCTCCGCCACCGCCCCTCCCCCTCCGCCGCCGGCGCCCGCATGTCCGCCACTGCGGCCGCGAGCTACGCGGCGGCCCTCGCCGACGTGGCCAAGTCGAACAACACCCTGGACGTCACGAGCGCCGACGTGGAGAAGGTCGAGAAGATCTTCTCGGAGGAGGGCGTGTTGGAGTTCTTCTCGAACCCGACGGTGGGGCTGGAGAAGAAGCGGGAGGTCGTGGACGAGATATCGGCGTCGTCGGGGCTGCAGCCGCACACGGCCAACTTCCTGAACATCCTGATCGAGGCGAAGCGGATCGACCTGATAAAGGACATCGTGAAGGAGTTCGAGACGGTGCACAACACGCTGACGGAGACGGAGCTGGCGGTGGTGAGCTCGGTGGTGAAGCTGGAGTCGCAGCACCTGGCGCATATCGCGAAGCAGGTGCAGAAGCTGACGGGGGCGAAGAACGTGAGGATCAAGACGGTGATCGACCCGAGCCTCGTCGCCGGGTTCACGATCCGGTACGGCAGCTCCGGGTCGAAGCTGATCGACATGAGCGTGAAGAAGCAGCTCGAGGACATCGCCGCTCAGCTCGATTTGGGGGACATCCAATTGGCCGTATGA
- the LOC115755507 gene encoding uncharacterized protein LOC115755507, translated as MSLACLVCHSSESPSHSFRSYSVSSSENDGRCSAIANCLTMKPSLPLPPTRSAISTSKVTPQPNMPAGITGAPRLVRSHAVRRDIVRDWNFDEVVTRMER; from the coding sequence ATGAGTCTGGCATGCCTTGTGTGCCATAGTTCTGAAAGTCCGTCTCATTCTTTTAGGAGTTACTCTGTTTCTAGTTCAGAAAACGATGGAAGGTGCTCTGCAATCGCCAACTGCTTGACCATGAAACCATCTCTTCCTTTGCCTCCAACAAGATCTGCCATATCGACATCCAAAGTGACACCTCAGCCAAATATGCCTGCTGGAATTACTGGTGCACCACGGCTTGTACGGAGTCATGCCGTTAGAAGGGATATTGTGAGGGACTGGAACTTTGATGAGGTCGTGACTAGGATGGAACGCTAG
- the LOC115755470 gene encoding IST1 homolog: MSMLDSFFAKGFKAAKCKTLLKLTVPRIKLLRNRREIQIKQMRRDIAKLLETGQEATARIRVEHIIREEKMMAAQEILELFCELISVRLPIIEAQRECPIDLKEAISSVCFAAPRCADLTELLQVQMLFATKYGKEFVAAATELMPDCGVNRQLIELLSVRAPAPEAKLKLLKEIAEEHGLEWDPAASESELFKSHEDLLNGSTQFGSGSKLPLPKEKHDDSLYSTPDHALNEQPDSDTGFDSLDFPEVPKISVQPNSNAASAPEIIPPNPVVASPADHKVGDESSQLSGNVETLSLQKHLDPKDVVEENLIDRKDETANSSVDVKEDKQFLPFISPPSLSSASFCARESAPPCSLPRTKSDTQDVDFQDVLAAAQAAAETAERAAAAARSAASLAQVRITELTRKKSAVLGDSDNPFYAATPESANAPTPELEHKRSLEHSDQSFDSLDDQVVHKDLEESSVSNQPPPEEVKFNTESLVSNHKVHEHNSEYHQPERSTSMDEPYFSYPNLFSSQSIDVGSGSHSFKDNSRPKYDP; the protein is encoded by the exons ATGTCGATGCTGGATTCATTCTTCGCGAAGGGCTTCAAAGCTGCAAAATG TAAAACCCTTTTGAAGTTGACCGTTCCTCGGATAAAGTTGCTGAGGAACAGGAGGGAGATTCAGATAAAGCAGATGCGCCGTGACATTGCGAAGCTGCTTGAAACCGGTCAAGAAGCTACTGCTCGTATTAGg GTGGAGCATATcataagagaagagaaaatgatggcagCTCAAGAGATCCTAGAGCTCTTTTGTGAGCTCATTTCTGTTCGCCTTCCGATCATTGAGGCACAGAG GGAATGTCCTATTGACCTAAAAGAAGCAATATCCAGTGTGTGCTTTGCTGCCCCCAGATGTGCCGATCTAACGGAGCTGCTACAGGTTCAGATGTTATTTGCAACAAAGTATGGGAAAGAATTTGTAGCTGCTGCTACTGAACTTATGCCAGATTGTGGAGTTAATCGACAG TTAATCGAGCTGCTATCAGTTCGAGCCCCTGCCCCTGAAGCCAAACTAAAGCTTCTTAAAGAAATTGCTGAAGAGCATGGGTTAGAATGGGATCCTGCTGCCTCAGAATCTGAGCTTTTCAAATCCCATGAAGATTTGCTG AATGGATCCACACAGTTTGGAAGTGGATCTAAATTACCCCTGCCTAAAGAGAAGCATGATGATTCGCTGTACTCAACACCAGATCATGCCCTTAATGAACAGCCCGATTCTGATACAGGCTTTGATTCATTGGATTTTCCGGAGGTTCCCAAGATTTCAGTACAGCCAAATTCAAATGCAGCCTCAGCACCAGAGATTATTCCACCCAATCCAGTTGTTGCGAGCCCTGCCGACCACAAAGTTGGTGATGAATCTTCACAGCTCTCTGGAAATGTGGAAACTTTGTCCCTTCAGAAGCATTTGGATCCCAAGGATGTAGTGGAAGAGAATCTTATAGACCGCAAAGATGAAACTGCTAACAGTTCTGTTGATGTCAAGGAAGATAAACAGTTCCTGCCATTTATTTCTCCCCCATCACTTTCATCCGCGTCATTCTGTGCAAGAGAAAGTGCTCCTCCATGCTCTCTTCCAAGGACAAAGAGCGACACACAGGATGTGGATTTTCAAGATGTGCTTGCTGCTGCTCAAGCTGCTGCTGAAACTGCTGAGCGTGCAGCAGCTGCCGCCCGTTCTGCAGCTAGTCTTGCGCAAGTCAGAATCACTGAGCTCACCAGGAAAAAATCGGCAGTCCTGGGTGATTCTGATAACCCATTTTATGCGGCCACACCTGAGTCTGCTAATGCTCCAACTCCTGAACTCGAACACAAAAGATCTTTGGAGCATTCTGATCAGAGCTTCGATTCGTTGGATGACCAAGTGGTTCATAAAGACCTGGAGGAGTCCAGTGTGTCAAATCAGCCACCGCCTGAGGAGGTTAAGTTTAATACTGAGTCGTTAGTGTCCAATCACAAGGTTCACGAGCATAACTCTGAATATCACCAGCCTGAGAGATCCACCTCAATGGATGAACCATATTTTTCGTACCCAAACTTGTTCTCATCACAGAGCATCGATGTCGGATCTGGTTCCCATTCATTCAAGGATAATTCCCGGCCAAAATATGATCCATGA